In one window of Tolypothrix sp. PCC 7712 DNA:
- a CDS encoding DUF2808 domain-containing protein, producing the protein MLLIKLGVNMKKMLAYIAISTLAAAFLISANYASANEENDSLPHVEGNYQFPPTRWAVVRHTLRVHVPKNSKDVSQLNIEVPSTVRWSNDINDVVVNKENGQKINANVSLNGKTILLAFAEPVAPNSKLEIDIKNVKQPFLGNGPVYYLSANFIGSDAKIPIGVARFRISP; encoded by the coding sequence ATGTTACTGATTAAATTAGGAGTAAATATGAAAAAAATGCTAGCTTACATTGCTATATCTACTCTAGCTGCTGCATTTTTAATTTCTGCCAACTATGCAAGTGCCAATGAAGAAAATGATAGTCTTCCTCATGTTGAGGGTAACTATCAATTTCCTCCGACTCGCTGGGCGGTTGTTAGACATACTTTGCGAGTACACGTTCCTAAAAATAGTAAAGATGTTTCGCAGTTAAATATTGAAGTTCCAAGTACTGTAAGGTGGAGCAATGATATTAATGATGTTGTTGTAAACAAAGAGAATGGTCAGAAAATTAACGCTAATGTTTCTTTGAATGGTAAGACTATACTACTAGCTTTTGCTGAACCAGTTGCTCCTAACAGTAAGCTAGAGATTGACATTAAGAATGTCAAACAACCATTTCTTGGTAATGGCCCTGTTTATTATTTATCTGCTAATTTCATTGGTAGTGATGCAAAAATACCTATAGGTGTAGCTAGATTTCGTATTAGTCCTTAA